In a genomic window of Mycolicibacterium neoaurum VKM Ac-1815D:
- a CDS encoding GNAT family N-acetyltransferase, with product MRAATADDFEFFFALHKSTLGPYVDQVWGWDDDVQRAYLRRNIDLAATQVIVVDGADAGRLDLADRDGDIYVGLIEIAAGFQRRGIGTRVLQAVLDDGFTAGRGVCLNVLKVNEDAYRLYRRLGFVVAAETDIRRQMRAHLPRNLESSSATTDVATDESTNGFRLRPATPADLAFIVDMARHACVIENRPLPDPTDDEVLEMLPAPGTVAVIAEDWHGSAVGAVWAYYSSPPLRTGADGAALPELCIAVAPGHRGAGVGSALLDALFDQLAQRLDAMCANVHVRNPARRLYERKGFRDAGQGHGPLGVAMIKDLRGGG from the coding sequence TTGCGTGCCGCGACAGCGGACGATTTCGAGTTCTTCTTCGCGTTGCACAAGTCCACGTTGGGACCCTATGTGGATCAGGTGTGGGGCTGGGATGACGACGTTCAACGCGCGTACTTGCGGCGCAACATCGACCTTGCGGCCACGCAGGTAATCGTTGTCGACGGAGCCGATGCGGGCCGGCTTGACCTCGCAGACCGGGACGGTGACATCTATGTCGGCCTGATCGAGATAGCGGCGGGCTTTCAGCGCCGGGGCATCGGCACACGCGTGCTTCAGGCAGTGCTCGACGACGGTTTCACTGCCGGGCGAGGGGTGTGCCTGAATGTGCTGAAGGTCAACGAGGATGCCTATAGGCTCTACCGTCGCCTGGGATTCGTCGTGGCCGCCGAGACGGATATCCGTAGGCAGATGAGGGCCCATCTGCCGAGAAATTTGGAGAGTAGCTCTGCAACAACCGATGTGGCGACGGACGAATCGACCAACGGGTTTCGGCTGCGTCCTGCCACACCGGCTGATCTGGCGTTCATTGTGGACATGGCACGGCACGCGTGTGTCATCGAGAACCGGCCGCTGCCTGATCCAACTGACGACGAGGTTCTGGAGATGCTGCCCGCACCGGGAACCGTCGCAGTGATCGCCGAGGATTGGCATGGATCAGCCGTGGGCGCCGTGTGGGCGTACTACAGCAGTCCGCCGCTGCGCACCGGTGCCGATGGTGCTGCGTTGCCCGAACTGTGTATCGCGGTCGCCCCCGGACACCGCGGTGCCGGCGTCGGCTCAGCACTTCTGGACGCTCTGTTCGACCAGCTCGCGCAGCGGCTCGACGCGATGTGCGCCAACGTCCACGTGCGCAATCCCGCACGACGACTCTATGAGCGCAAAGGTTTCCGCGATGCGGGCCAAGGGCACGGGCCGTTGGGCGTAGCAATGATCAAGGACCTCCGCGGCGGGGGCTGA
- a CDS encoding Type 1 glutamine amidotransferase-like domain-containing protein — protein sequence MPADEPTILATSGGIGAGLRTRFEFTALTDFAVELSGVEGRAPRVCFLATAMGDDRATLHHLTEAAQGRGFAPSHIALFPMPTVADTTAHLLEQDVVWVFGGSVANLLALWRVHELDTALRAAWQAGVVLTGISAGSICWHSGGLTDSFGPTLEPIGNGLRFLPYANGVHYDTEAQRRPMLHKVVGNGTLPAGYATDDGAGLLYRGATLVEAVAEKDCAGAYFVSARDGGVLETALDVRRLR from the coding sequence ATGCCCGCCGATGAGCCGACGATCCTCGCCACCAGCGGGGGAATCGGTGCTGGGCTGCGCACTCGCTTCGAGTTCACAGCGTTGACCGACTTCGCGGTGGAATTGTCCGGGGTCGAAGGTCGCGCGCCGCGGGTGTGTTTTCTGGCCACCGCGATGGGCGACGACAGGGCCACGCTGCATCACTTGACCGAGGCGGCGCAGGGGCGCGGCTTCGCTCCGTCGCATATCGCGTTGTTCCCGATGCCGACCGTCGCTGACACGACAGCGCATCTGCTGGAGCAAGATGTGGTCTGGGTGTTCGGCGGCAGTGTCGCCAACCTGCTCGCGCTGTGGCGTGTGCACGAACTCGATACGGCTCTGCGTGCGGCGTGGCAGGCCGGGGTGGTGCTCACCGGGATCTCCGCAGGCTCGATCTGCTGGCACAGCGGAGGATTGACTGATTCGTTCGGCCCGACCCTTGAGCCCATCGGGAACGGATTGCGTTTCCTCCCGTACGCCAATGGCGTGCACTACGACACGGAGGCGCAGCGGCGACCGATGCTGCACAAGGTTGTCGGTAACGGCACGTTGCCGGCTGGCTACGCCACAGATGACGGTGCAGGGTTGCTCTACCGCGGTGCCACACTTGTGGAGGCGGTCGCGGAGAAGGACTGCGCCGGTGCCTACTTTGTTTCGGCGCGTGATGGTGGTGTGCTGGAGACGGCTCTGGATGTGCGACGCCTGCGGTGA